The nucleotide window CAATGTAGGCTGCTCCCACCACCGTGATGCGCGTGAGCACATAATCGATGTACTCGGCGGTCCGCTCACCCGGACGGATGCCGGGAATGAAGCCGCCGTGCTTCTTCAGGTTGTCCGCCGTCTCCACCGGATTAAACACGATCGCGGTGTAGAAGAAGCAGAAGAACACGATCAGCAGCACATAGAGCACCATATAGGCCGGCCGGCCGTGCCCGATGTGGGTGGTGATGGTCTGCAGCCATTCCGGACCCGATCCCTGCAGGAAGCTGGCGATGGTGGTCGGGATCAGCAGCAGGGACGAGGCGAAGATCGGGGGGATGACGCCCGAGGTGTTCAGCTTCAAGGGCAGGTGCGAGGACTGGCCCTCATAGATGCGGTTGCCCACCTGGCGCTTGGGATACTGGATCAGCAGCCTGCGCTGGGCCCGCTCCATGAACACGATGAACGCGATGACCACCACAGCCAGCACCAGCGCCGCCAAGATCAGCGGCGTGGAGATGGCACCTTCACGGCCGAGCTGAAGGGTGCGCACGAAGGCGCCCGGCAGTTCCGCGACGATGCCGCCGAAGATGATCAGTGAGGTGCCGTTGCCGATGCCGCGCGAGGTGATCTGCTCACCCAGCCACATCAGGAACATGGTGCCGCCGGTGAGGGTGATCACCGTGGTGATTCGGAAGAACCAGCCGGGATCGGCCACCACGCTGCCCGAGCCTTCCAGGCCCACCGCGATACCGTAAGCCTGGAACACGGCCAGGACCACGGTGAGGTAGCGGGTGTACTGGTTGAGCTGCTTGCGGCCCGCCTCGCCTTCCTTCTTCAGCGCCTCCAGCGTCGGCGAGACGCTGGTCAGCAGCTGGATGATGATGGAGGCCGAGATGTACGGCATGATGTTCAGGGCGAAGATGGCCATGCGCTCCACGGCGCCGCCCGAGAACATGTTGAAGAGGCCGATGATCCCCTGCTGCGCGTTCTTGAACACATCAGCCAGCGCGTCCGGATTGATTCCGGGCATGGGGATGTAGGTGCCCAGCCGATAGACGATGAGCGCGCCGAGAGTGAACCAGATGCGCTTCTTGAGCTCCTCGGCCTTGCCGAGGGCTCCGAAATTGAGGTTCGCCGCGAGTTGTTCCGCCGCCGAGACCATGCCTTGCTCCGCTGGACGCCGCCCGGTTTGGGGCAGCCCTTATATGAGGGCGCGATTCGCGGGTGCCTAGTGCGCGGATCCGATCAATGCGGATCGACAGGCGTTTTCTTGCCGATGGTTCGGGATCCCAACCGCGGCCGAGCCAGGACGCCTGTGCGTCCACCCACCCCGGGTCGAAAATCCTTCCCGCATCCGGCGGCACCGGAGCATCGCCCGGAAATGCAGATACCCGGCCTTGGGCCAGGTTGCTAGAGCCGGATCGTCAGGTTGACGCAACCTGCATGCTAATCCGTCCCCAAACGCGAGATCGCGGGAGGATTGAGGCGAGACGACGCACCTTGGTCCCCATGCGAAAAACGGCCGGGCGCGCCCGGCCGCTTGTTCAAACCGATGCGACCGGACAAGCCGGCCGCCCGGATCACTCCGCTTCGGCGACGGCCGGAGCCGCCAGAACCGTCACGGAGCCGCCGGCCTTCTCCACCGCGGCGACGGCGGACTTGGTGGCATAGGCCACTTCCAGCGTCACCTTGGCAGACAGCTCGCCGGTGCCGAGCACGCGGACACCGTCCTTGGCCCGGCGCA belongs to Xanthobacter autotrophicus Py2 and includes:
- a CDS encoding preprotein translocase, SecY subunit (TIGRFAM: preprotein translocase, SecY subunit~PFAM: SecY protein~KEGG: bja:bll5380 preprotein translocase SECY subunit), whose translation is MVSAAEQLAANLNFGALGKAEELKKRIWFTLGALIVYRLGTYIPMPGINPDALADVFKNAQQGIIGLFNMFSGGAVERMAIFALNIMPYISASIIIQLLTSVSPTLEALKKEGEAGRKQLNQYTRYLTVVLAVFQAYGIAVGLEGSGSVVADPGWFFRITTVITLTGGTMFLMWLGEQITSRGIGNGTSLIIFGGIVAELPGAFVRTLQLGREGAISTPLILAALVLAVVVIAFIVFMERAQRRLLIQYPKRQVGNRIYEGQSSHLPLKLNTSGVIPPIFASSLLLIPTTIASFLQGSGPEWLQTITTHIGHGRPAYMVLYVLLIVFFCFFYTAIVFNPVETADNLKKHGGFIPGIRPGERTAEYIDYVLTRITVVGAAYIAAVCLFPELLISYASLPFYFGGTSLLIVVSVTMDTVSQIQGHLLAHQYEGLVKKAKLRGGRRR